From Mycoplasma sp. 2045, a single genomic window includes:
- a CDS encoding co-chaperone YbbN, whose product MIHNDLKKQDVFSLLDNSKGVKLLVFYADWCGPCKMLYANTLTELDQKDNVEILRVNIDKNRDFAREMNITSIPYIQIYKDAKYVTALSGYLPYSELKSVLDKVSKE is encoded by the coding sequence ATGATTCACAATGATTTAAAAAAACAAGATGTTTTTTCACTTTTAGATAATTCAAAAGGTGTTAAACTTTTAGTATTTTATGCAGACTGATGTGGCCCATGTAAAATGTTATATGCAAACACATTAACTGAATTAGACCAAAAAGATAATGTTGAAATATTAAGAGTTAATATTGATAAAAACAGAGATTTTGCAAGAGAGATGAATATTACAAGTATTCCATATATTCAAATTTATAAGGATGCAAAATATGTAACTGCACTTTCAGGATATTTACCATATTCAGAATTAAAATCTGTTTTAGACAAAGTGTCAAAAGAGTAA
- a CDS encoding signal peptidase II gives MNNQEQKNKTFVTKIVEHFKVNWKSILTAYVILFIVFAIFLTIDQLTKTFLFKHGDVLRLRPDGQAPLPDGTYIFPENIYPSNSGEWQNFGLFGIRSIWHKGVTFLKTTNIALIQGLSFMVAAFILILPLFFTKNSLYYSIPLGILLAGDFGNALDRILFNGYVKDMLYLPWADKGTFNLADTFVFVGIILFIIISITMWIKEAREEDKNLEYEANIYIRNK, from the coding sequence ATGAATAATCAAGAACAAAAAAATAAAACTTTTGTTACTAAAATAGTTGAACATTTCAAAGTAAATTGAAAATCAATTTTAACTGCATATGTAATATTATTCATTGTTTTTGCAATTTTCTTAACAATAGACCAGCTAACAAAAACTTTTCTATTTAAACATGGTGATGTTTTAAGATTAAGACCAGATGGGCAAGCTCCTTTACCAGATGGAACATACATTTTCCCTGAAAATATTTATCCATCTAATTCTGGTGAATGACAAAATTTTGGTTTATTTGGAATTAGATCTATTTGACATAAAGGTGTCACATTTCTTAAAACAACCAATATTGCTTTAATTCAAGGATTAAGCTTTATGGTGGCTGCATTTATCCTAATATTGCCTTTATTCTTCACTAAGAATTCTTTATACTATTCAATACCATTAGGTATCTTATTAGCAGGAGATTTCGGAAATGCGTTAGATAGAATTTTATTTAACGGTTATGTAAAAGATATGCTTTACTTACCTTGAGCAGATAAAGGTACATTCAATCTAGCTGATACATTTGTATTTGTTGGTATCATACTATTCATTATCATTTCAATTACAATGTGAATTAAAGAAGCACGTGAAGAGGATAAAAATTTAGAATACGAAGCTAACATTTATATACGTAATAAATAA
- a CDS encoding RluA family pseudouridine synthase: protein MIELVVKYPERIDKYISNNTEISRNDIKQLIDERVVTVDDVLVNKPKFMVREGQTIKISRVLDKEIKVVPKQMDLDIVYDDEYLCVINKPTGMTVHPAPGHYEDTLVNGLLYHFKNNLSDQNGLLRPGIVHRIDKDTSGLLVIAKTNEVHNKLSELFATHEIKRSYLAICDGVLESKKLKLVLPIGRNAKDRLKMEVTDINAKPATTHVTLLKTFYIDNLPKSLVKCQLETGRTHQIRVHMAYIKNPIYGDPVYNKYVDENGQRLHAYKLELHHPMTGKEMVFYSKPPHDFDVADFNFDEFIKEDKIKEVLNA, encoded by the coding sequence ATGATTGAATTAGTAGTTAAATATCCTGAAAGAATTGATAAATATATTTCAAATAATACTGAAATATCACGTAATGATATTAAGCAACTTATTGATGAGAGAGTTGTAACAGTTGATGATGTTTTAGTTAATAAACCTAAATTTATGGTCAGAGAAGGTCAAACAATTAAAATTTCAAGAGTACTTGATAAGGAAATTAAAGTAGTTCCTAAACAAATGGATTTAGATATTGTTTATGATGATGAATATTTATGTGTCATTAATAAACCAACTGGTATGACAGTTCACCCAGCTCCAGGTCATTATGAAGACACATTAGTGAATGGACTTTTATATCATTTTAAAAATAATTTGTCAGATCAAAATGGGCTGCTTAGACCAGGTATCGTTCATAGAATTGACAAAGACACAAGCGGTTTATTAGTTATTGCAAAGACCAATGAGGTTCATAATAAACTTTCTGAATTATTTGCTACTCACGAAATTAAGCGTTCATATTTAGCAATTTGTGATGGAGTATTAGAAAGTAAAAAACTTAAATTAGTCTTACCTATTGGTAGAAATGCTAAAGATAGACTTAAAATGGAAGTGACTGATATTAATGCTAAACCAGCAACTACTCACGTTACTTTATTAAAAACATTTTACATAGATAACTTGCCTAAATCACTTGTAAAATGTCAACTTGAGACAGGAAGAACACATCAAATCAGAGTGCATATGGCATATATTAAAAATCCAATTTATGGAGATCCTGTTTACAACAAGTATGTTGATGAAAATGGGCAAAGATTACATGCTTATAAATTAGAATTACATCATCCTATGACCGGAAAAGAAATGGTGTTTTATTCAAAACCACCACACGACTTTGATGTAGCTGATTTTAACTTCGATGAATTTATAAAAGAAGATAAAATAAAGGAGGTATTGAATGCTTAA
- the ffh gene encoding signal recognition particle protein — MLDFLEKRIQKSIAKMSKKTTLNEADILEVTKDVKLALLEADVNLRVVKEFINNVKAKALESEIIGKLNPSQQMIKIFHDELVNILGGKTTEISITKKPYIIMMCGLQGSGKTTATAKIAYYLRKKKFVNNPLVVAADIYRPAAVQQLVTLAKSIQVDYYEQGVEVPAEEIVTNALKQADANKNDLIIIDTAGRLSIDEKLMQELKNIKQIAHPSEIFFVADAMSGQDIVNVTQTFNDNLSLSGLIITKLDSDARGGAALSLRQVLNVPIRFIGTGEKTSNIDLFHPNRMADRILGMGDVLSLIEHAQDNIDEDKAKNMVERIFSGKFDLDDLMDQIKQMKKLGKFSKLLKMLPGSLSNKINEEDLDKAEEKMQLYQILMSSMTKKERKNPKLLKQASRKERILKGSGRSVQEYNKLLNEFESMQKRIVDMANKFKNGGTSGLGGLGGLF, encoded by the coding sequence ATGTTAGATTTTTTAGAGAAAAGAATACAAAAAAGTATTGCAAAAATGTCAAAAAAAACAACTCTAAATGAAGCTGATATTTTAGAAGTAACTAAAGACGTAAAATTAGCACTTCTTGAAGCTGATGTTAACTTAAGGGTTGTTAAAGAGTTTATTAATAATGTTAAAGCAAAGGCTTTAGAATCTGAAATTATAGGTAAATTAAATCCATCACAACAAATGATTAAAATTTTTCACGATGAACTTGTAAATATTTTAGGTGGAAAAACTACCGAAATTTCAATCACAAAAAAACCTTATATCATTATGATGTGTGGACTTCAAGGTTCAGGGAAAACTACAGCAACAGCTAAAATTGCTTACTATCTTAGAAAGAAAAAATTCGTAAATAATCCACTTGTTGTTGCAGCTGACATCTATCGTCCAGCTGCTGTGCAACAATTAGTCACTTTAGCAAAGAGTATTCAAGTTGATTACTATGAGCAAGGTGTTGAAGTTCCTGCAGAAGAAATTGTAACTAATGCATTAAAACAAGCTGATGCTAATAAAAATGACTTAATTATTATCGATACAGCCGGTCGTTTATCGATTGATGAGAAATTAATGCAAGAGCTTAAAAACATCAAACAAATTGCTCATCCATCTGAAATATTCTTTGTTGCTGATGCTATGTCTGGTCAAGACATTGTTAATGTTACTCAAACATTCAATGATAACTTAAGCTTATCAGGTTTAATTATTACAAAACTTGATTCAGATGCGCGTGGTGGAGCTGCATTAAGCTTACGTCAAGTGCTAAATGTGCCTATCAGATTTATTGGTACAGGTGAAAAAACATCTAATATTGATTTATTTCACCCTAACCGTATGGCTGATAGAATTCTCGGGATGGGTGATGTTTTATCACTTATCGAACATGCGCAAGATAACATTGATGAAGATAAAGCAAAAAATATGGTTGAAAGAATTTTTTCAGGTAAATTTGACCTTGATGATTTAATGGATCAAATTAAGCAAATGAAGAAATTAGGTAAATTCTCAAAATTACTTAAAATGCTTCCTGGTTCTTTATCAAATAAAATTAATGAAGAAGACTTAGATAAAGCTGAAGAAAAAATGCAACTTTACCAAATCTTAATGTCTTCAATGACTAAGAAAGAAAGAAAAAATCCTAAACTTTTAAAACAAGCATCTAGAAAAGAAAGAATTTTAAAAGGTTCAGGAAGAAGTGTTCAAGAATACAATAAACTACTTAATGAGTTTGAATCAATGCAAAAAAGAATAGTTGATATGGCTAATAAATTCAAAAATGGTGGAACAAGTGGTTTAGGTGGTCTTGGAGGATTATTCTAA
- the ileS gene encoding isoleucine--tRNA ligase — protein MDFKKTLNMPQTSFEMKANLIEKESKYREKWYQDNIYQRILEEYKDNISFILHDGPPYANGDLHVGHALNKILKDIIVRWKTLNKYYSPFVPGWDTHGLPIEHKMLSESNLKKEEISPLELRIKAKAYALEQVEIQKEQFKQLQLFSDFKKYYITLDKKYVAKQLEVFSKMILDGLVYKGLKPIYWSPTSQSALAEAEVEYKEVRSPSLYLKLRVVSSNFDKIHNGDDIVVWTTTPWTLLANSGAAVGLKIKYIRVKVENDTLIFSEELFKKYAEKNEIYEYDILDEFYGYEVLGKNILYFTPITRLLAPLVVGHHVTEESGTGIVHIAPMFGEDDFLIGQRFNLEKIMHVADDGTIFGTGTDFDGLFYDSANKPIVEFLDDRVMKLEFMKHSYPHDWRTHKPIIYRGTPQWFVSIDKIRRDILENIETKVSTYPEWAKTRLRNMIAERGDWTISRQRTWGVPIIIFYDEHKNPVIDKEQFDFTINQVLEHDINIWWEWDTQDLLHPKYKGREFTREMDIMDVWFDSGVSFTAVDIDQRYKAPYDLYLEGIDQYRGWFNSSIINSVAYQKTAPYKQIVSHGFVLDKNGDKMSKSLGNVIKPIDVVKKRGADILRLWAANSEYTNDVNISDDILDQNTEIYRKIRNTIRFMLGNLSGFEYDSNIQKTGIHALISEQLNELKLNIKKAYDEYKFINVVKLLNNYIVDLSGFYLSITKDILYIRKTNDPERLMVQSNLYEIVDFIIKAIAPILPTTAEEAYEHFNKATKYDSIMFDAFDFNNVAVNKSLIEQFDEFFQLRAEVNAKVDNLIKEGSIKRINEAYVKLPNSLSDFIKSLDLKTLLMVGKVSFESNDELEITTFDSEKCQRCWNHFDKSEMIDNLCNTCYEIVKDWEDK, from the coding sequence ATGGACTTCAAAAAGACTTTAAATATGCCACAAACAAGCTTTGAAATGAAAGCTAATTTAATTGAAAAAGAAAGTAAATATAGAGAAAAGTGATATCAAGATAACATATATCAAAGAATATTAGAAGAATATAAAGATAATATATCTTTCATTTTACATGATGGTCCACCATATGCTAATGGAGATTTACATGTAGGTCATGCTTTAAACAAAATCTTAAAAGATATAATTGTGAGATGAAAAACTTTAAATAAATATTATTCTCCATTTGTTCCTGGATGAGATACACATGGATTACCTATTGAACATAAAATGCTTTCAGAAAGTAACCTTAAGAAAGAAGAAATTTCACCACTTGAGTTAAGAATTAAAGCGAAAGCTTATGCATTAGAACAAGTCGAAATTCAGAAAGAACAATTTAAACAATTACAACTTTTTTCAGATTTTAAAAAGTATTACATCACTTTAGATAAGAAATATGTAGCTAAACAATTAGAAGTCTTTTCTAAAATGATTTTAGATGGTTTAGTATATAAGGGACTTAAACCGATTTATTGATCTCCTACTTCACAAAGTGCTTTAGCAGAAGCTGAAGTTGAATATAAAGAAGTAAGAAGTCCATCATTATATTTAAAACTAAGAGTTGTAAGTAGTAACTTCGACAAGATCCATAACGGTGATGATATTGTTGTTTGAACAACTACTCCTTGAACATTATTAGCTAACTCAGGAGCTGCCGTAGGGCTTAAAATTAAATACATTAGAGTTAAGGTTGAAAATGATACTCTAATTTTTTCAGAAGAATTATTTAAGAAATATGCTGAGAAGAATGAAATTTATGAATATGACATTCTAGATGAATTTTATGGGTATGAAGTTCTTGGTAAAAATATTTTATATTTCACACCAATCACTCGTTTATTAGCTCCGTTAGTTGTTGGTCATCATGTTACTGAAGAATCTGGTACAGGTATTGTTCATATTGCTCCAATGTTCGGAGAAGACGACTTTTTAATTGGGCAAAGATTTAATTTAGAAAAAATTATGCACGTTGCAGATGATGGAACCATCTTTGGAACAGGTACTGATTTTGATGGTTTATTTTATGATAGCGCAAACAAACCTATTGTTGAGTTTTTAGATGATAGAGTTATGAAATTAGAGTTTATGAAGCACTCATATCCACACGATTGAAGAACTCACAAACCAATTATTTATAGAGGTACACCTCAATGATTTGTTTCTATTGATAAGATTAGAAGAGACATTTTAGAAAATATTGAAACAAAAGTTTCGACATATCCAGAATGAGCTAAAACAAGATTAAGAAATATGATCGCGGAAAGAGGTGATTGAACTATTTCAAGACAAAGAACTTGAGGTGTTCCAATCATTATCTTTTATGATGAACATAAAAACCCTGTAATTGATAAAGAACAATTTGATTTCACAATTAATCAAGTTTTAGAGCACGATATCAATATCTGATGAGAATGAGATACACAAGACTTATTGCATCCAAAATACAAAGGTAGAGAATTTACAAGAGAAATGGATATTATGGATGTTTGATTTGATTCTGGTGTTTCATTTACTGCTGTTGATATTGACCAGCGTTACAAGGCTCCGTATGACTTATATTTAGAGGGAATTGACCAATACAGAGGTTGATTTAACTCATCTATCATTAACTCAGTTGCATATCAAAAAACAGCTCCATATAAGCAAATTGTTTCACACGGTTTTGTTTTAGATAAAAATGGTGACAAGATGTCAAAATCATTAGGAAATGTAATTAAGCCTATTGATGTTGTTAAAAAACGTGGTGCTGATATATTAAGATTATGAGCAGCTAATAGTGAATATACAAATGATGTAAATATTTCAGATGATATCCTCGATCAAAACACTGAAATCTATAGAAAAATCAGAAATACTATCAGATTTATGTTAGGTAATTTATCTGGTTTTGAATATGATTCTAATATTCAAAAAACAGGTATTCATGCACTTATTTCAGAACAATTAAATGAATTAAAATTAAATATTAAAAAAGCTTATGATGAATATAAATTCATTAATGTTGTTAAATTATTAAATAACTATATTGTTGACTTATCTGGATTCTATTTATCAATTACTAAAGACATCCTTTATATAAGAAAAACAAACGATCCAGAAAGATTAATGGTTCAATCGAACTTATATGAAATCGTAGACTTTATTATTAAAGCAATTGCTCCTATTTTACCTACAACAGCTGAAGAAGCATACGAACACTTTAATAAAGCTACAAAGTACGATTCAATAATGTTTGATGCATTTGATTTTAATAATGTTGCAGTTAATAAATCATTAATTGAACAATTTGATGAATTCTTCCAATTACGTGCTGAAGTAAATGCTAAAGTTGACAACTTGATTAAAGAAGGCTCAATTAAGAGAATTAATGAAGCATATGTTAAATTACCGAATTCATTATCAGACTTTATCAAATCTCTTGATTTAAAAACTTTATTAATGGTAGGTAAAGTATCATTTGAATCAAATGATGAATTAGAAATTACAACATTTGATTCTGAAAAATGTCAAAGATGTTGAAATCATTTTGATAAATCAGAGATGATAGATAATTTATGTAATACATGTTATGAAATTGTAAAAGATTGGGAAGATAAATAA